ACTCCCTTTCCTGCGGACCGAACGGTCCCGGCCCGCTCCTGCCTACTCTTCCGGAGTGATGAACTTCAGTATATAGAGGAAGGTGAGCAGGATTTCCGCGTTTTTACGTACAGCGTTATTGTCCTTGGCGAGAGATTTCAGCCTCTCGGCGCTTTGCCTGAGCGTTTCGATTTCCTTTCTGATCTCGTCCATTAGTGTGCCCCCCTCTGGTCTTTGAATCGTTTCGCCTTGAGATCGTAACGCGGGAGCGTCCCCGGGGGCTCGACTTTCGTGGTGCACGACAGGTTCGTCTTTATCTTGTGTCGTTCCGACAGTCTCGCGGCAACGGCGTCCGCCTCCGTCTTTCCAAGCTTCGGGTCCACTTCGATCCTGGCGAGTATCTTGTCCATGATACCCTCCCGGGTCACTACGAGCTCATACTCGATAATTTCCGGAAACTCGGACCTGACCAACTGCTCCACGGTCTTGGGAGAGAAGAGGACTCCCCGGATCTTCGTAATGTCGTCGACCCTGCCGACTATCTCCATCATCTTTTGAGATGTCCTGCCGCAGGAGCAGGTGGAGGGGCCCTTCACTGCCACGTCATTCGTATTGAACCTGATCACCGGGAAGGAATGGCGTCCCAGCGGGGTTACCACGAGCACGCCCTGCTCGCCTTCCGCCACCTCTTTCGAGAGGGTCTCGCGGTCGAGGAGCTCGACGAGGAAGAGGGGCTCTATCATGTGAAGTCCTTCCTGGGCCTCGCACATGCCCGCAAACCCGCAGGTCTCGGTGGAGCCTATGTGGTCGAACATCTTGCATCCGTAAGTCGCTTCTATTTTCTTCCGCGTCGCCTCCGGCAGCGGCTCTCCGGCGCCCAATATCCGCTCGATGCCGAAGGATTTCGGGTCGATGCCCATGGCCATCGCCTCCTGCGCGATGTTCAGCGTGTAGGTCGGGGTGCCGGCCATGGCAGTTATCTTCATTTCAATGATTTTATTGACCCTGCCCTTGGTATCGAGGGCGCCGCCGGGGATGACTTCGCACCCGAGCTTTTCCGCCGCGTAATGGGCTTCCCAGAATGCGACGTAGACATTGTAGCCGAAGGGGAGAAAGAGCCGGTGACGGGGTCTGAACCCTGCCATGTAAAGTATGTGGCACCAGGCCTCGATCCTCCACTGCCAGCTCTCGTAGGACTCGGGCACATAGACGGGCTTGCCCGTAGTGCCGCTCGTCTGCCGGAAAGTGCTGACCTCCTCGATCGGCACACCTAAAAGTCCGCCGTAGGGAAAGGGATCTACATTCTCCTGCCACTTCCGAAGCTCTTCTTTGTAAGTAAAGGGGACTTTCTTGATATCCTCGAAGGTCTTGATGTCCCCGACCTCTATCCCCTTTAACTTCTCTTTATAGAGGTTGGAATGGGTTTTACCGTAGGTCACAAGGTCCTGAAAGTACTTAAGCTCGATCCTGTTCAACTTCTCCCGCGGCAACGTCTCCGTGTAAGGATTCCAGAATTCCATAGGCAAGTACCTCCCTCGTATTTTCAAGGTTGGGGAAAGAAAATCCAGCCCTGATATCCCGACGCGGTGCACCAATTACCAGCGCTCATTCAGGGGTATTGTACCCTTGAAAAAAAGCCCCTCTTCTTTCAACTGTTTCAAAAGAAGTTCATTTACCGAAATTGTTGTTCATTGAGTGACATTCTATCATACGCCATGCTTTTGTCAAGAAAAAAAACAAGAGAGGCAGTCGCTAGTCTCTAGTCTCTAGTCTTTAGTCGATAGTAAAAGCCAAGGCAGTAAACAGGTTAGATGCGGGAAAAAGCCCGCTGTCCTATTAGAAGGAACAGACGGCGCCTATAATAAGCATTTCTCTAGTAGTAGTCCCGCGTGATGTAGCTCGCACAGCGAGCGAGACCAACAGTAGGCGCCCTTAGGCGAGGGGAGGCTCAGCGGACTTCGTTCGCTGAGGGGGCGACGCAAGCCCCAAGATGGCAAAAGCGTGACAAAGCCCGCCTTCCTATTAGAAGGAACAGGCGGCGCCTATAATAAGCATTTCTCTAGTAGTAGTCTCGCGTGATGTAGCTCGCACAGCGAGCGAGAAGGGGAGGCTCAGCGGACTTCGTTCGCTGAGGGGGCGACGCAAGCCCCTATAATGGTTGTGCGACGTGAGCCCCATCGATTGTGCAAGCCCTTTAGTTGCAAAAACCTTACATTGTCCCCATATAGCCCATTTCTTCGGAAATGGCGAGGGCGGTTGTCAGGGATTCTTTTATGATTCTCTTGAGGCCCCTGGAATCGACGGAGGATGAAATGAAGGCTACTCCTATGGCGGCAATGACTTTGCCCGAGGCGTCCTTGATGGGGGTGGCTACCCCGCTGATCCCGTCCATGGCAGTTTCCTCGTCCACTGCGTAGCCCTTGGCCCGAATTTCCCTGAGCCACGCGAGAAGCTCTTCTTTTGTGGTGAGGGACTTCCTGGCCGTCACCATCATGGGCCTTCGCCCCAGGATCCGCTCGACTTCGTCCTCCGGCATGTAGGCGAGAATCATGGGCCCTACCATCCCCCAATTCGGGGGACGGCGCCTTCCCACTTCGGAGGTGAAGCGGATCACGTTCCTCGCATCGTCCTTCTTATCGATGTAGAGGAGGTCGTCGTTGTCGAGAACCCCCAGGAATATCGTTTTTCCCAGCTTCAGCTGCAACTCGCTCAAATGGTGAGACGCAATTCTCCGCAGGGAAAAAGAGTTGAAGACCAGGCTGCCCAGCTCGAAGAGCCTGAGGCCCAGGGAGTATCGCTTCGATTCGAGGTCCTGATGGAGGAAGCTGTATTTGACGAGGGTCGAGCATAATCGCAATACCGTCGCCCTCGGAAGGCTCAGCGCAGTGGCGATCTGGGCGAGGCTGAGATTCTGGTGCTCGACGCCGAAGGCATTCAGTATCTGCAAGGCCCGCTCCAGCGATCTGTTATAAAAGGCTTCTTCTTTATCCATGCCATTATAGGGGCTCACGTCGCCCCCTCCGATAGCAAAGCTATCGGAGCCTCCCCTTCTCGCCCGCTGTGCGGGCTGCATTACGCCAAACTGCTATGACAGAGTTGCCCATAATGAGCACCGCCTGCTTCTTTAAATAGTTAAGAGGGCTTTTTCATCGCCCTTTGCCTTCAGTTGCAGGGGGCTCACGTCGCCCCCTCCGATAGCAAAGCTATCGGAGCCTCCCCTTCTCGCCCGCGGTGCGGGCTACATTGCATTTCAATGGGGCTCACGTCGCACAACCATTATAGGGGCTCACGTCGCCCCCTCCGATAGCAAAGCTATCGGAGCCTCCCCTTCTCGCCCGCTGTGCGGGCTGCATTACGCCAAACTGCTATGACAGAGTTGCCCATAATGAGCACCGCCTGCTTCTTCAAATAGTTAAGAGGGCTTTTTCATCGCCCTTTGCCTTCAGTTGCAGGGGGCTCACGTCGCCCCCTCCGATAGCAAAGCTATCGGAGCCTCCCCTCGCCTAAGGGCGCCTACTGTTGGTCTCGCCCGCGGTGCGGGCTACATCACGCTCGGTGGAGCCGGGGGAACTGCTAATCACGAGCACCGCCTGTTTCTTCCATCTATACGCAGGCTTTTTGTCAACTCCCACCCGTGTTCACTGCCTTTGTCTTTTACCAACGACTAGAGGCTGCCTTTATTGCCTTTACTAACGACTATATACTAGAGACTATCGACTGTCTTCATCCTTGCCCTTAGGATTCCGTCTAATGAAATGGGTGTTCGTACAATGATGTTATCACGTACAGACTTTTTGTCAAGAGAAAAGATGGTTTCCATCGTAAAGAGTTTTGGAGCGTTACCCTCCCGTCGCGGGCGTTTAATCTGTTTTTTTGCCTGTATCGAGCGCCCTTCTCACTGCCTCCGCCAGCTCCTGCTTTCCCAGGGGCTTCATGAGGAACTCCCTGATCCCGATCTTTTGGGCCGTATCGGGGGTGATCGTCTCGCTGTGACCTGTGCAGAGGATAATCGGCAGGTCTTTTCTTGCCTTGAGCATCTCCCTGGCGAGATCCGCGCCGGATTGTTTGGACATGGCCTGATCGGTGATCACCAGGTCGATTTGGGCAGGATCGTCAAGGAAGATCCCCAACGCCTCCTGTCCGCCCCTTGCCCCCTTCACCGTGTATCCCAGCCGTTCGAGGGTGGCTTTGCCCCATAGGACGAGCATCTCCTCATCATCGACAAAGAGGATCCGCTCCTTGCCTCCCTGAATCGCGACAGGCGCCTCTCCCTCCGTGGCTGCTTCGATATCCGCTTTCGGGAGAAAGACCCTGAAGGTGGTGCCTTTGCCCGGCTCGCTTTCGATATTGATCATGCCCCCGAGCTCCTTGACGATCCCATATACCACGGCGAGACCCATGCCGGTGCCCTTGCCTACTTCCCTCGTGGTGAAAAAAGGTTCGAAGGCCCTCTTCCTGACTTCCTGACTCATGCCGACGCCTGTATCGCGTATGGTGATCTGGAGATACTCTCCGGGCGCCGCGTCGGCGTCGAGGGCAGGGGAGCCACGTGGGAAAAAGACATCGGTGAGGCTTATCTCCATTTCCCCACCCTTCTTCTCCATCGCCAGGGAGGCGTTCGTGGCGATATTCATAAGGATCTGCTGCACCTCTACCGGCGCGGCAAAGACCGTATCGGAGGTGGAGGTGATGGTGAGCCGGATCTCGATCGTGGCGGGGATAGAGGCCCTCAGGAGCTGGACCGTCTCCTTCACGAGGGGGGTCAGGGACAGGGGGTCCCTCTTGTAAGGGGCCCTACGGGAAAAGACGAGTATCTGCCGCACCAGGTCCCTCGCCCGCTTCGACGCCTTCAGCACGCGCTCGAGGTTTTCCGCGACCCCGGGGTTGTCCTGCGAATCGTCGAGGGCCATCTCGGTAAAACCCATAACCGCGGCGAGGACATTGTTGAAATCGTGGGCAATCCCGCCCGCGAGGGTGCCGACGGCCTCCATTTTCTGGGCCTGCCGCAACTGCTCTTCCAGCCTTTTTCTTTCCGATACATCGTTTCCCACCGCCAGTATGCCGGAGAAGAGGCCCTTCCGGTCATGGAGCGCCCGGACAGTCCAGGAAACCCAGACCCTCTCGCCGTTTCGCCGCCTGTTTTCCAATTCCTTCTCCCGATACCGGTCGGGGGATCGGCCGATGTAACCGAGGAGGTCCTTCAGATTGTGGCCGGCCGCCGCCTCTGCCGGAATTATGGTGCCGACCACGCCTTTTTCTGAGAGCTCCTCTAATGGATATCCGAAGAAATCGAGGGCGAACGTGTTGAGAAAAATCACCCGGCCTCTTTCATCGACCTGAATAATGATGCTGTTTACGCTCTCCACCAGGTCCCTGTACTTTCCTTCGCTCTCCTGAAGCGCCACTTCCGCCTCTTTTCTTTCGGTAATATCGATGATCGCGGAGCGGACCGAGGCGGGGGCGTCCGGCCCGGCCGGCGACACCGCGATACTTTCGACCCGCCCCCAGAAAGAGATCGAACCGCGCTTTTTCAGCTGAATCTCGCATACCGCCTTCGCCTTTTCTTTTATTACGTGAGAGCGGTGCAGGAAGTATTCGTCCTGGGACTCCCGGTCGACGTAGAGGTTAAAGGGCGCCCCGATGAGCTCCTGCCTCGGCACGTCAAACAATGCCGACGCCGTCAGGTTCGCCTCTTGTATTATCCCTTTCCCGTCGATCGTAAGATATGCCACCGGGGCATAATCATAGAGGTCGGCAAGCCGTTCGCGACTCTCCTCGATGACCTCCTGCGCCCTCCTCAGGTCCTGATTCTGCATCTGAAGCTCTACTTGATGGAGGCGCAGGTCCTCGATAAGCTTTACCGGATCTTCAGATTGAGGCCCGTCATCGATCCCGGAGGGGGATTTTCCGGCTGAATCCTTTTGTCGCGCCATCTGTTTCCGTCCTTTAAATAATGGGTTTATTTTCTTTTTCGCCCTTTACTTCCAATCTTACCCGTGGCCGCCTTCATGGTACCGGCTTATCCATTGCGAGGAGAATGAGGGGGCTGCCGTCAGTGCCGCCCGCTTTTATTCTACGGGCATTGAGAAGGATGGGGCGACGTCCGGTTACGGGCAATTCCACCTCGACTATAAAATTTTCAAAAGCCTTGCCGGTTTTTGAAACTTCGGATAAAAGATCGGTGAGGGCGGGGATATTCCACTCATGGCCCCCGAGGGTGATAAAGCTCCTTCCTTCCGTCTCTTCGGGACTCACGTGGAACAGGGCGAGGAATGCCTTGTTCGCCATCACCACCCTGAGACCGGCATCGAGGGCAAGAAGGGGCTCGCGTACCGTCTGCACGATGTTCTCGAAGAACTCGCTCCGCTCCGCCGCCATGCGCTTTAATTCACTTATGTCGGCAAAGGTCATGACGACCCCGTCGATGACATTGTACACGGTCCTGTAGGGCATGATCCGCATGAGGAACCACGCATTGTCTTTCCCTTCCACTTCCGCTTCAAAAGGCCTGAGTCTGTCTATTACTTCCCCGGCCTTTTCTGAAAGTCTGATTGATTCGATCTTTAGTGTGACGTCATCGATGGGGCGGCCCACATCGGAAGGGATGAGGTTCACAATCCTCGTGGCCGAGAAATTGAACCGCTTGATATTGAAATCCCCGTCCAGGAATATGGTTGCAATCCCGGTGCCGTCGAGGAGATTCCTCAGGTCGCTCTCACTCTGGGAAAGCTGGTCGATCTTCGACCTGAGCTCGGCATTGACCGTGGTCAGCTCCTCGTTCACCGACTGCAGCTCTTCTCGGGAAGTCTCGAGCTCCTCGTTTGTCGATTGAAGCTCCTCGTTGCTGGACTGGAGCTCCTCGTTTGCCGACTTCAGCTCTTCATTCGCCGCCTGCGCCTCCTCGGCGGTTGCCTGCAGGCTTTCCCTCGTATAGACCAGCTCCTTCTCAAGCTCGATAAAACGATCGGCCTCGACCTTCTCCTTTGAATTCCCCTTTTCCGTCTCCCTTCTCTTCTCTTCCCGGACCTCCTGAAAAGTGAACATAAAGAGTGCGTCCTCGTCCTGCGGCAAAGGTCTGATAGTAAGGTCGATTGTTATTGATTCTCCGTTTGTCCTGACCCGGAGGTTCCGGTAGACCGCCTCCTGCCGGTGCGCCGTGGCGGACATGAGGGCCGTTCTCATGGAAAATCGAAGTCCTTCCCTCATCATATGCTCGATGTCGACCACAGGGCGGCCTGAGGCGGGAGTCAGATATTTTGCCGTATCACCATGGATATAGAGAATATTACCCCTCGTGTCGACTATCACCGCGGGAGGGGCGAAAGTCGAGAGGAGCGCGCGGTGAACGGTTGCCTCGAGATCGAATTTTGCGGGGATTCCCCGGGCCTTCGCACGCTCGGCCTTCGCGGGCGCGGGCGCGGCTGCGAAGGCTTCGTGAAGTAAGGCCTTATGCCCCGCGCCTGCCTTGGCCTGAAAAAACTTCCATTTACGGTCGATTGTCCTGAACAGGTCGGACCGGGCGCCCACGCTTTCGGAGGAGCCGAGCAAAAGGACGCCCCCCGGCTTGAGGCTGTAATGAAACAGGCCAAGGAGCTTCTCCTGGAGCTCGGGTTCCATATAGATAAGGACATTACGGCAGGAGACAAGGTCAAGCCTGGTGAAGGGCGCGTCCTTCGCCACGTCCTGTACCGCAAAGACGATCTCATCCCTGATGTCTTTTCTTACCCGGTAGCTTTTCTCTTCCTTGAGGAAGAATTTCCCGAGCAGGGACCGAGGTACGTCGAGGGCGATGTTTGCCGGGAACATGCCGGCCCGCGCAATCGCGATCGATGTTTCGTCGAGATCGGTAGCGAATATCTGGACCTTGCAATCCCGCCCTGTCTCCTCGGCATGTTCCCGGATGGCCATGGCAATCGAATAAGCCTCTTCGCCGGTGGCGCACCCTGCCACCCACACCCTCAACAGGTAGTCATCAGGCTTGTCGCGCAGAATCTCCGGCAGGGCGACCTTCGTAAGCGCCTCGAAGGCTTCGGGATCCCGAAAAAAATTGGTGACATTAATGAGCATCTCCTTGAGCAGCTGCTTCACCTCTTCCGGACGGTCCCCCAGGTACCGGACATAATCGGCGATATTTTGCAGATTATGGATGCTTATCCTCCTCCTGATGCGGCGGCTCAGGGTATTCTTCTTGTACTGTGAAAAGTCGTGGCCGGTTTTTGCCCTTATGATCATGAGCACTTTCCGGATCATGTTGGCCTCGTCGGGGGTCTCTTCTTCCCTGCTCAGATACCTGTCAAAGAGCGTCGCGAGCTGCCCCGGAATTTCTTCGGCGGGCAGCACATAATCGGCCAGACCCTTTTGTATGGCGCTTCGGGGCATGCCGTCGAATTTGGCACTCGAGGGCTCCTGAACGAACACCACTCCGCCGCCGGCCTGGAGGGACCTCACGCCGAGGGTGCCGTCCGTTCCGGTGCCGGAAAGAATGACGGCAACGGCCCGGTCGCCCGCGTCCTCCGCAAGGGAGCGGAAGAAGGAATCGATCGGCATTCTCGTGCCCGGCGAGGTCTTCTGTTCGCTCAGCAAGAGCCGGCCGTGAAAAATAGCCATATCCCTGTTGGGCGGGATTACATAAACATGCCCCGGCTCGACGATAACGCCGTCCAGGGCTTCATGGACTTCCATTTGAGTAAAGCGGGAGATCAGCTCCGATAGCATGCTCGAGTGCCGGGGATCGAGGTGGGAGATCACGACAAAGGCGGCCCTGAGATTCGGGCGGAGATTCTTGAAGAACTGCTCGAAGGCCTCGAGACCTCCGGCTGATGCGCCCAGGGCCACGACGGGAAAACGTTCTTCTGCGACAACGGACTTTCCCGTAATGGCCGCCAGCTTTTTCCCCTTTTTCGGCTCTCCCTTCCCGTGCGACTTAACCGGCATCTTTCCCCCAATAAACTTTTCCGCATACAGCAAGAAGATTAGAAAGAGTAAGACATTTCTACCGGCAGATCAATCAACTTCGTGAGAATAACAGTAAAATAGGAAAAGCGCCCGAAACCGGAACGCGCCGGCATCGGCGCATCACGCAGTTTCCGCCAAAGGGCTTAGAGGGGGTAAGGCGGCCGATATCGGGCGGGAAAGATAAACTAATTAATTCAGGTAGGCCCATGCGTTAATCTTTATCGCGCGATTCGTCAGGACCTCGTCGACAAGCTCCGCCATGTCCTGTTCGCAGATTACCTTGGGGGCACAGGCCGAGATGCCTGCCTGGAGCCCCTTGTCCATGGCCTCGGCGTCATCGAGACCCGTAAGAAGAATGATAGGGATATCAGGCCTGATCCGCTTGATCTTTTTTGCAAGCTCGATACCCGTCATGTTCGGCATACGCTGATCCGTAATAATGAGATCGAAGCCATTGGGGGAGGCCTGGAAAATCTCCAGGGCTTCGAGGCTGTCCGTTGAAGCGATCACATTGCAGCCCATGCTCTCCAGGCGACAGATATTCATTTCCACGAGGATCTCATCGTCATCGACAAAAAGTACCTTTCGTTCCTTTTGGTTATGGAGTGAATGTAGCATAAATACCTCCCATACTGTCATCGTTTGTGCTACAACTTATTAATTTTACACATCATTTAAAAAAAATAGCAGACTTCCCCTCCATAGTCAAGTACGAATCCGGCCGGGGAAAATGTTTTTTTCCGAATACGGTCTCACCCACGAAAAAAATGAACCCCCTTTCTTCGCCGCCTTCCCTGAACCGGCTGATCTCCCGGAAAAAGGGCCATCACGGCCACGCCTTTTCCCGTGCCGGGAGGGGGATTGATTATCGAACTAACTTGACCTGGGCTAAATTTTCGTATATACTATAAATATCAATAAATTAGATACCATATATTGAAATGCCCTTTCATTGCAGAAGGGCATTTTTCTTTAGGATTGAAAATGAAAATAAACAGTACCATTGAAGTAAAGCACCCGGCAGACGACATGGAGAAAGACTTTCTCTCGGCTGAGGAGATTACCGATTTCCTCCCCTCCAACATATTTTATTCAGGAGAGGTGAGTGAGTTCGACCCCTTATCTACTGTCGAGGTCAACATAATCGACGAGATTGAGGTAAAAACCGGTTCCCGCGAGGAAGAGCACGCCGACTGGGGAGATGCAGATCGCCTGCCCTCTGAGACCACCGATAATATCATATGGGCCTATTTAAAAGATATCGGGCACGTGTCGCGCCTTACCCCCGATGAGGACGTCCGTATCGCGAAAAAGATAGAAGAAGGCGAAAGGGCTGCTAAGGGTATCATGTTCGGATTGCCCCAGGCGATGGACGAGCTCCTGGAAATAGGCCGGCAGTTGAAGGAAGGGGAGGTCCAGATAGGGGACGTTATCAATATCGATGACATGGGCTCCGGTGAAAAAGATGAGGAAAAACATAAGAACCAGACCTTATCCGCGATCAGGATGCTGAAAAAGCTGGAAGGCAAGAAAGAAGAATTAAAGGCAAGACTGCAGGAGACGAACGGACCGGGCAGGAAAGAGCTCGCCCAGGATCTCAAAAGAATGGAGCGTAGAGTGGAAGAAATTCTGCTCGATCTCAAGTTCAACAAGAAGATCCTCGTAGAGATCGTGAAGAAGATAGGCCGCCAGTCGAAGCTGTTGGAAGGGACCGAGGCTGCCATGGTACGAGAAAAATTAATCGAGCTCGGCAAGATCGACGAGGGGCTCAAAATCGTGAAGAACAGGCTCGTTCAGGCGAACCTGAGGCTCGTGATCAACATCGCGAAAAAATATATGAACAGGGGCCTTTCCTTTCTCGACATCATTCAGGAAGGCAACATGGGTCTCATGAAGGCCGCGGAAAAATACGACTATAAGAGGGGCTACAAGTTTTCCACCTATTCGACATGGTGGATCAGGCAGTCCATCACGCGGGCAATCGCAGACCACGCGCGCACCATCAGGGTGCCTGTTCATGTGCTCGAGAGCATAAATAAGATCAATAAGGTGACGATCATCCTCTTTCAGGAGCTGGGAAGAAAGCCGAGCCTCGAGGAGATCGCGGTCAAAGCGGCCTTTCCTCTGGAAAAGGTGAGAAAAATCATGAAGGCATCCGGCGGGGCCGTCTCGATGGAGACCCCGATCGGTGACGACGAGTCGACCTTGAGCGATTTTATCGCGGACCCGAAGGCCTCTTCGCCTCTTACCGAGTGTGTGGCCGTTTCTCTCAGGGAAGAGATAGGCAAGGTATTGTCTACCCTTACTTCGAGGGAGGAGAAGATCATCAGGATGAGGCTCGGCATCGGGGAGAAAAGCGATTACACCCTGGAAGAGGTGGGCGACGTGTTCGGCCTCACCCGCGAGCGCATCCGTCAGATCGAGGCAAAAGCCTTGAAAAAGCTTCAACATCCTTCAAGGCGAAAGGCACTGAAGGGATTTCAGGAACAAGACGGCTAACCATCCTCACCATGCTCCGCCAATGTCGGCGCATGGTGATCGTAAACAGAGAGAGCTCTTGCTCTTCCCGCCAAATTTCCATTGCCTGACGGCACACAGGGGGCTCCCGCCTCTATTCTATTGCATTAAGGGGAAAAACTTACTATAATCTGCGCGGTAAATCCATGAGGAGGTCCTGCGGTGGAAGGACACATCTACAAAGCCTTTGACCTGGAACTGAAGGAGCTTAAAGAAAAGCTGCTCTATGAGGGAGGGCTTGTAGAGAGGGCCATCAGGGACGCCATCAAATCCCTTCTCGAGCGGTACTCCGAGCTCGCCCAGAAGGTGATCGAAGATGACGAGGTCATCAACGGGATCGAAGTTGAAATAGACGAGTTTTGCCTGAAGCTCCTCGCCCTGCGCCAGCCGGCAGCGAGAGACTTAAGGCTTATCACGACTGCCATCAAGATCAATTACGACCTCGAGCGGATAGGCGACATGGCGGTCAATATCTGTGAAAGGGTCCTGGAGCTCAACCTGGAGCCCCAGTTGAAGCCCTACATCGATTTACCCACCATGGCCGAAACAGTGCAGCTCATGGTCAAGGAGAGCCTCGACGCCTTTGTCCGGGAAGACGTGGAACTGGCGAGAAAGGTGAAAGAACAGGATTCCCTGGTAGACCAACTCCTCGAGCAGATGTTCCGGGAGCTCCTCACCTACATGATGCAGGATTTGAAAACGATCTCCAGGGCTACGAGGCTCCTTTTCATCTCCAAGTACCTGGAAAGAATGGCCGATCATGCAGTAAACATCGCCGAACTGGTGATTTTCATGGTGGAGGGGAAGATCATCCGCCACGTGAAGGACAATCCCGGGGAATAGAATAATGGGGAAGATTATCGGCATTTTGCTCTCCATTGCCATGGCAATATCCCTTTCATCCTGCTCCGTCCCGGGAAAGGAAGGGCAGAAGAACGGCAAGAAGAGCACGATCACCGTGGCAGGCTCCACTTCCGTCATGCCTTTCACCGAAAAACTGGCTGAGCATTTTATGGTCGACCGTCCCGAATATGTGGTCGACGTCCAGGGCGGCGGCTCCACCGCGGGCGTCCAGGCATGTATGAACAGGACCGTGGACATCGGCATGTCGTCGAGGCCCCTTAAGGAAGACGAGATGACCCTCACCCAGACCATCATCTGCTACGACGGGATTTCCGTGGTCGTCCATGCCGACAACCCCGTGAGCGGCCTCTCCCTCATCCAGGTGGCCGACATTTTTGCGGGAAAGATCACGAACTGGAAACAGCTCGGGGGTAAGGACAGGAAGATCGACGCCATCACGAGGGAAGAGGGCTCCGGAACGAGGGGCTCCTTCGAGGAGCTTGTCATGCAGGGCCGGGAGATCGATGACGGGATCATGGTCCAGGATTCGAACGGCTCCGTGAAGGAGATCGTGGCAACCGATCCCTATGCAGTGGGATATATCTCGATGGGGCTTGTGGACAAGAGGGTAAAAGCCCTGGCAATAGACGGGGTGGTGCCCACGGTGAAGGCAATAAAATCGAAAACATATAAAATCGTGCGACCCTTCCTTTACCTGACGAAAGGAGAGCCCCGGCCGAGCGTGAAGGCATTCCTCGAATATGTCCTGAAGGACGGGCAGCGGGTGCTCATAAAAGAGGGGCTCATAGGAGTACATGACTAAGAAGGCCGTCACAAAAGAAGATGTGGTCAAGTGGGTCCTCACGGCCTTCGCC
Above is a genomic segment from Syntrophorhabdaceae bacterium containing:
- a CDS encoding phosphate ABC transporter substrate-binding protein, which gives rise to MGKIIGILLSIAMAISLSSCSVPGKEGQKNGKKSTITVAGSTSVMPFTEKLAEHFMVDRPEYVVDVQGGGSTAGVQACMNRTVDIGMSSRPLKEDEMTLTQTIICYDGISVVVHADNPVSGLSLIQVADIFAGKITNWKQLGGKDRKIDAITREEGSGTRGSFEELVMQGREIDDGIMVQDSNGSVKEIVATDPYAVGYISMGLVDKRVKALAIDGVVPTVKAIKSKTYKIVRPFLYLTKGEPRPSVKAFLEYVLKDGQRVLIKEGLIGVHD
- the phoU gene encoding phosphate signaling complex protein PhoU, which encodes MEGHIYKAFDLELKELKEKLLYEGGLVERAIRDAIKSLLERYSELAQKVIEDDEVINGIEVEIDEFCLKLLALRQPAARDLRLITTAIKINYDLERIGDMAVNICERVLELNLEPQLKPYIDLPTMAETVQLMVKESLDAFVREDVELARKVKEQDSLVDQLLEQMFRELLTYMMQDLKTISRATRLLFISKYLERMADHAVNIAELVIFMVEGKIIRHVKDNPGE
- a CDS encoding sigma-70 family RNA polymerase sigma factor, translated to MKINSTIEVKHPADDMEKDFLSAEEITDFLPSNIFYSGEVSEFDPLSTVEVNIIDEIEVKTGSREEEHADWGDADRLPSETTDNIIWAYLKDIGHVSRLTPDEDVRIAKKIEEGERAAKGIMFGLPQAMDELLEIGRQLKEGEVQIGDVINIDDMGSGEKDEEKHKNQTLSAIRMLKKLEGKKEELKARLQETNGPGRKELAQDLKRMERRVEEILLDLKFNKKILVEIVKKIGRQSKLLEGTEAAMVREKLIELGKIDEGLKIVKNRLVQANLRLVINIAKKYMNRGLSFLDIIQEGNMGLMKAAEKYDYKRGYKFSTYSTWWIRQSITRAIADHARTIRVPVHVLESINKINKVTIILFQELGRKPSLEEIAVKAAFPLEKVRKIMKASGGAVSMETPIGDDESTLSDFIADPKASSPLTECVAVSLREEIGKVLSTLTSREEKIIRMRLGIGEKSDYTLEEVGDVFGLTRERIRQIEAKALKKLQHPSRRKALKGFQEQDG